TCGGGACCCTCTGCCAAGTTCAGCGAAAAAGCGCGAGCCCGTCGTGGTAGCATAGTCTGCGCCGGGAACGCGATGCGCTTCGAATACCTGATAGGACTCCGTTACCTGCGCGCCCGCCGGCGCGAACGCTTCGTGTCGACCATCGCGATGATCTCCCTGGGTGGAGTGGCAATCGGCACCCTGGCGTTGACGGTGGCGCTTTCGGTAATGAGCGGCTTCCAGGAAGATCTGCGCGGCCGGTTGCTTTCCTTCACGCCCGAAATAACCCTCGAGCGCGTCGATGGGGCCGTCTGGGCCCCTGCCGACCTGCAGCGCAAAATCTCGGCGGTCGGCGGCATCGTGGCATCATCGCCCTACGTCTCATCCCAGGTGATGGCGGTATCGAGCACTCCTTCAGGCGCGCCCGGCTACGTAGAAGGCGGCGTACTGCGGGGGGTCGTCGCCCGCGACAATCCGGTCCTCACGCAACTGCAAAAGACCCTGGAGCAAGGCGACGTCCAGTCGCTCGACACCGATCAAAAAGTCACCATCGTCGATCGTGGGCAAGGGCGCGAGGTCGATCTCCCGAGTGCTATCGTTGGCCGGTCGCTGGCCATTGAGCTCGGGCTTCACATCGGTGACCCGGTGACTATCATTTCCCCGGCCAGCCTAGCCGGAGGAATGGGCGCGCCGCGGCTCCGCCGCTTCGTGGTTACCGGGTATTTTCACTCCGGGTGGTTCGAGTTCGATTCGGCGCTCATCTTCGTGTCGCTCAAGAGCGGGCGCGCGCTGCTGGCCGATGATCCCCAACTCCAGACCGGCCTCGAATTCCGCCTGCACAACATGTTCGATGCGCCCGCAATCGCCGATCGCATCCGCCGCATTGCGGGGCCCGACTACAAGGTTTCCGATTGGACCCACACTAACGCGGCGCTGTTCGCCGCCTTGCAGCTCGAGAAGTTCGTTTATTTCCTGGTTCTGCTGCTGATCGTGCTGGTTGCGGCTTTCAACATTATCGCCACGCTCGTCATGGTCGTGATGGAACGGCGCAAAGAGATAGCGATTCTTCGCGCGATGGGCGCCCGCTCAGGTTCGATCGCCACGATATTCCTGTGCGAGGGCGCTGCGCTGGGCGTGATCGGCACGGTGCTTGGGGTAGGAGCGGGATTCGTAACCTCATGGGCAATCGGCACCTATCATCTCATCCATCTCCCGCCCGACCTGTTCATGGTGAGTGCCGTGCCGGTGAGGCTGTATTCGCTGAATTTTATCGCGGTCGCGGGCGCGGCAATCGCGCTGTGCGTCGCGGCCGCTCTGTATCCGGCGCTGCATGCGCGATCACTCTCGCCGGTGGAGGTCATTCGCTATGAGTGACGGCTCTGCCGCCGTTCGCGCGGTGCAGCCCGCGGGCGGTCTGCTTATCGAGGCTCAGGGTATCGCCAAGGACTTCCACGACGCGGGGCGGGAAATTCACGTATTGCGCGACCTCGACCTCAGCGTCCGCGCGGGCGAGGAAATCGCGATCGTCGGACAATCCGGGGTCGGCAAATCCACCTTGCTCTACGTGTTGGGCAGCATGGAAACTCCGACCGCAGGCAAGGTGTTCTTTGAAGGGCAAGACCTGTTTGCATTGGACCCGGTCGCGTTGGCCGAGTTTCGCAATCGCAAATTGGGCTTTGTTTTTCAGTTTCACTACCTGCTCGCGGACTTCGACGCGCTGGAGAACACGATGATGCCGGGGTTGATCGCGCGAATGCCAGACCCACAAGCGCGTGAGCGCGCAAAGGAAGTGCTGGAATTCGTGGGGCTTGGCAACAAGTTCCATCGCCGACCTGCCGAGCTTTCCGGGGGCGAGCAGCAGCGGGTCGCGGTCGCGCGCGCGGTCGTGCTCCATCCACGTCTGGTGCTGGCAGATGAACCGACCGGAAACCTCGATCCGCACACTGCCGATGAAGTGCACGAGCTATTCCACGTTTTGAACCGCGAGCTGGGAATTACCCTGGTAGTCGCGACCCATAACGAGCGCCTGATGAAACGGATGAGCCGCGCCCTCCGTCTACATGACGGTAAGCTCTATGACGAGCGCCAGGGCCCGTGACCAATTTGCGAGCGGGGAACCGCCAATCAGCGACCACTCGTTACGTAGTTGTGCTCGGGCTGCACCTGGGCAGACCAGACGTGTGGAACGCGGCGGCTGCTTTTTTTGACGCGCCCTAGACCCTGGAAGTCACCAGCGAGAAGCCGGCGCTACCCAAGGATGAATTTTTGGTGGGATCTTGAGTCCGACCACTCAGCTGCTGATCATCCGCTCGTTCCTCCTCTCAAACGAGCAAGCGGATCGGAGGTCGGGTTGGCTGCTGCTGTTCCATAACTTGCGCTTTACTAAATCACCAGCATTCTTCATCGCGCGCACAACAGCCTCTGCGCGGGGTTTTGGTTTACTTACCAAATCCGATTCGTTACGGTGGTCCGCGCTCTTTCTTGGTGCCCTCTAAGTGCCTTCTGCAAAATGCAAGTCTCGCGCTCCACGCGTGCTGGGCTGCCTCGCGTTGGTGCTGACAGCGGCCTGGCTCCTTAAGGCCCGCGTGGCGCTTGCCCAGGGGCAAGTCATAAACGAAATCCAGATCGAAGGTAATCAGCGCGTCGAAACCGACGCCATCCGCATCCACGTTACTCAGCAGGCGGGACAACCCTACGACCGGGACGTTGTAAATCAGGACGTCAAGGCCATTTACAAAATGGGCTTCTTTGACAATGTCCATGCCGACATTCGTAACATCGGCGGCAAGAACGTCCTGGTTTATATCGTCAAGGAACGTCCTCAGGTCAGCGATGTTCGCTTCGGCGGCATGAAGGCGATCCGCTCTACCGACGACAAGATCGTTACCGCGGTGAAGGTCCATCCGGGTGCGATTCTGGATCCCACGCGAGTCAAGGAATCGATCAACGGGATCACCTCGGTCTACCAAGACAAAGGTTACCTGGACGCCAAGGTCACCTTCCGCACGGTCCTGGAGCCCGACAACACGGTAATCGCGGTGTTCGATGTCGATGAAGGGCCGAAGGTCCAGATTACTAAGATCGACTTCACCGGCAACAAGTCATTCTCGAGTGGGCAACTACGTGGAGTAATGGAAACCGGTCAGCGCAACTTCCTGAGCTGGTTTTTCGGTTCCGGCGCATTGGACAAGAAGAAGTTGCAAGACGACATCGATCACATAAGTGCTTTCTATTACGACAACGGCTTCCTGAACGTGCAGGTCTCGCAGCCGCAAATCACGCGGACCGGCGATTCGATTACCATCCTGATCGCGATCGACGAGGGTGAGGCTTATCGCTTCGGCCGCATCACGATCGCAGGCAACCTCAGGTTCCCGCGCCACGAGTTGACCGCGCTGTTGACCATCAAAAGCGGTCAGCGTTTCGAAGGCGCCGCGATGCAGCACAACGTGCTGGTGCTGTCGGATTTCTATTCCAACCGCGGCTACGCGTTCGTCAACGTGGACCCCAAGACCAGGCTCGAGCCGCAGCCGCATCGCATCAACGTCACCTTCTACATCACTCCTGGCCACGAGGTTTTGATCAACCGAATCATCATCGCCGGCAATACCCGGACCTCCGACAAGGTAATCCGCCGCGAGATGCAGATTCAGGAACAGGAACCCTATTCCGCCGAGGCAATCCGCGAATCGAAGGTACGCTTGGACC
The Candidatus Binataceae bacterium DNA segment above includes these coding regions:
- a CDS encoding ABC transporter permease encodes the protein MRFEYLIGLRYLRARRRERFVSTIAMISLGGVAIGTLALTVALSVMSGFQEDLRGRLLSFTPEITLERVDGAVWAPADLQRKISAVGGIVASSPYVSSQVMAVSSTPSGAPGYVEGGVLRGVVARDNPVLTQLQKTLEQGDVQSLDTDQKVTIVDRGQGREVDLPSAIVGRSLAIELGLHIGDPVTIISPASLAGGMGAPRLRRFVVTGYFHSGWFEFDSALIFVSLKSGRALLADDPQLQTGLEFRLHNMFDAPAIADRIRRIAGPDYKVSDWTHTNAALFAALQLEKFVYFLVLLLIVLVAAFNIIATLVMVVMERRKEIAILRAMGARSGSIATIFLCEGAALGVIGTVLGVGAGFVTSWAIGTYHLIHLPPDLFMVSAVPVRLYSLNFIAVAGAAIALCVAAALYPALHARSLSPVEVIRYE
- a CDS encoding ABC transporter ATP-binding protein gives rise to the protein MSDGSAAVRAVQPAGGLLIEAQGIAKDFHDAGREIHVLRDLDLSVRAGEEIAIVGQSGVGKSTLLYVLGSMETPTAGKVFFEGQDLFALDPVALAEFRNRKLGFVFQFHYLLADFDALENTMMPGLIARMPDPQARERAKEVLEFVGLGNKFHRRPAELSGGEQQRVAVARAVVLHPRLVLADEPTGNLDPHTADEVHELFHVLNRELGITLVVATHNERLMKRMSRALRLHDGKLYDERQGP
- the bamA gene encoding outer membrane protein assembly factor BamA gives rise to the protein MLGCLALVLTAAWLLKARVALAQGQVINEIQIEGNQRVETDAIRIHVTQQAGQPYDRDVVNQDVKAIYKMGFFDNVHADIRNIGGKNVLVYIVKERPQVSDVRFGGMKAIRSTDDKIVTAVKVHPGAILDPTRVKESINGITSVYQDKGYLDAKVTFRTVLEPDNTVIAVFDVDEGPKVQITKIDFTGNKSFSSGQLRGVMETGQRNFLSWFFGSGALDKKKLQDDIDHISAFYYDNGFLNVQVSQPQITRTGDSITILIAIDEGEAYRFGRITIAGNLRFPRHELTALLTIKSGQRFEGAAMQHNVLVLSDFYSNRGYAFVNVDPKTRLEPQPHRINVTFYITPGHEVLINRIIIAGNTRTSDKVIRREMQIQEQEPYSAEAIRESKVRLDRLGFFNEVRITTEQATQPDKVNLDVSVSERNTAALQVAGGFDSYSSVFGNFTLGNSNLFGGGESLMLNAQVGFLFQNFSISYVEPWFLDIPLSVGMQLFDTKSYLLSFNQSAAGFTLNTTYPLTELGFKKLGPFSLKDVTAGLGYTFESVGITGLNALTTFQILKYKGYTQTSEFLPSIQRFTVDDRADPRSGTVLSLNTQGGGLGGGNKFLKAVAHARYFYSFLKSPTWGTWVASQGVTVGIGTNLSTGSAGNLPLYERFFPGGVAGAYDVRGYQLYSLGPLVTLFNSSGQPISVQNIGGSKMLILSNEITFPILTGLGLRGVVFSDAGQSYTLQQSMNPESLQASYGFGVRWKSPFGPLSIDIARPINPRPADKSTVFEIGTGAPL